A window of the Brumimicrobium sp. genome harbors these coding sequences:
- a CDS encoding OmpA family protein → MRILFVFMLVITLGSCVPAKKYNELLAKEKSCSEELNKYKTPALDNEANLKTALARLDLIEGEIKQLKEDTTNYGNQYRALKAKYKQAIGLSDAFEEELEKIKNSDAQHLARMKAELEGKIIETQRKEDELMAMERTLNEKQKLLAEKEERVRELEEMIAKQDAAVKALRDKIAKALLGFEGKGLTVVEKNGKIYVSLEAKLLFPSGSTVVDPTGKTAVIQLAKAVEGENDMEIVVEGHTDTDRLSSSVSPKNNWELSVLRATAVVEIMTANSDINPAILTAAGRSEFHPIDPNDKAKNRRIEVIIAPKLDALFELISK, encoded by the coding sequence ATGCGTATTTTATTTGTCTTTATGTTGGTAATAACCTTAGGATCTTGCGTTCCAGCCAAGAAGTATAATGAACTTTTGGCTAAAGAAAAAAGTTGCAGTGAGGAATTAAATAAATATAAAACACCTGCTTTAGACAATGAAGCAAATTTAAAAACAGCTCTCGCTCGATTAGATCTGATAGAAGGGGAAATTAAGCAGTTGAAAGAGGATACAACTAATTACGGCAACCAATATCGAGCTTTAAAGGCAAAATATAAGCAAGCAATTGGTTTAAGTGATGCCTTCGAAGAAGAATTGGAAAAAATCAAAAATAGTGACGCACAACATTTGGCCCGTATGAAAGCTGAATTGGAAGGTAAAATTATTGAGACACAGCGCAAAGAAGATGAATTGATGGCAATGGAAAGAACCCTCAATGAAAAACAGAAGTTACTTGCAGAGAAAGAAGAAAGAGTTCGTGAATTAGAGGAAATGATAGCAAAACAAGACGCCGCAGTAAAAGCATTGAGGGATAAAATTGCAAAAGCTTTACTTGGGTTTGAGGGTAAAGGGTTAACAGTGGTCGAAAAAAACGGGAAGATTTATGTGAGTTTGGAAGCTAAATTATTATTCCCTTCGGGAAGTACGGTGGTTGATCCAACTGGAAAAACAGCTGTTATCCAATTAGCAAAAGCTGTAGAAGGTGAAAATGATATGGAAATTGTCGTAGAAGGACATACAGATACAGATCGATTAAGTAGTTCTGTTTCTCCTAAAAACAACTGGGAATTATCTGTTTTAAGAGCAACAGCCGTAGTAGAAATCATGACAGCAAATTCAGATATAAATCCAGCGATACTTACGGCAGCAGGTCGCTCTGAATTTCATCCAATTGATCCAAATGACAAAGCAAAAAACCGCCGTATTGAGGTGATTATTGCACCTAAATTGGATGCTTTATTTGAATTAATTTCCAAGTAA
- a CDS encoding TonB family protein gives METKKQHRADIESLRVPLVFLGAFIIGSIVTMSFAYKEPLYLVKNNQGLQMKDNIPIEFIVEEKIIENDVPIIQPIEMPQPIIEPTELSKTKDNVDEDEKLIVKVDPIIIVEPIIDKPIAPIVIYPDLEAEFPGGLVAMKKFMGEETKYPEYSQTVGDQGKVFVEFVVNTDGSIEQIKVIRGVSKELDAEAMRVVRKMPKWKPAQVNGENVRTRCRIPFNFGFRN, from the coding sequence ATGGAAACTAAAAAACAACATCGAGCAGATATTGAGAGCCTACGAGTTCCTTTGGTATTTTTAGGCGCTTTTATCATTGGAAGTATTGTAACAATGTCCTTTGCGTATAAAGAACCTTTGTATTTGGTAAAGAATAATCAAGGGCTTCAAATGAAGGATAATATTCCTATTGAATTCATTGTAGAGGAAAAAATAATAGAGAATGATGTACCTATCATACAGCCTATTGAGATGCCCCAACCTATCATTGAACCAACAGAGCTTTCTAAAACAAAAGATAATGTTGATGAGGATGAGAAATTAATTGTAAAGGTTGATCCTATTATAATTGTTGAGCCAATTATTGATAAACCAATAGCTCCCATTGTTATTTACCCAGATTTAGAAGCTGAGTTTCCGGGTGGTTTGGTTGCCATGAAAAAATTTATGGGTGAAGAAACAAAGTATCCCGAATATTCTCAAACTGTTGGAGATCAAGGTAAGGTCTTTGTTGAATTTGTAGTAAATACGGATGGAAGCATCGAACAAATTAAAGTGATTAGAGGTGTTTCTAAAGAGTTAGACGCAGAAGCAATGCGTGTAGTACGAAAAATGCCAAAATGGAAGCCTGCTCAAGTGAATGGTGAAAATGTTAGAACACGGTGTCGTATTCCATTTAAT